A single genomic interval of Porphyromonas sp. oral taxon 275 harbors:
- a CDS encoding PorV/PorQ family protein: MIIPTKRLLLGALLGLTSLPLAAQKVKQVRTLPLLELSTDARSAALGGSHYGEASSSLLYTNPTSLLYSPSQFHGSASARLMGRLEGADGSLQLYQATAGLRLGEWHGLFAGFRYLGGLQYEAVNGQEQSKGPLSPYDYSLDLGYALRLGHLSAYATAGYVQSELGDRSASTVTFGLGAFYRSHAEEPSQGLSYLVGAKAQNMSLGFKYAKHERRELYAPVFVGAGGELHYGLSQEHRLGLSAGADVFTYPVNSSSVALHFGGEYSFRRMLAARVGYQHDTNGLQGFTLGLGYHGRRFQFDGAYLAPSTSGANSSLLFTAGISL, translated from the coding sequence ATGATTATCCCTACCAAGCGTCTCCTCCTCGGAGCGCTCCTCGGCCTCACTAGCCTCCCGCTGGCGGCACAGAAGGTCAAGCAGGTGCGTACCCTGCCGCTACTCGAGCTCAGCACGGACGCCCGTAGCGCTGCCCTCGGCGGCAGCCACTACGGCGAGGCCAGCAGCTCGCTCCTCTACACCAATCCCACCAGCCTCCTCTACAGCCCCTCCCAGTTTCACGGCAGTGCCTCGGCACGCCTCATGGGCAGGCTGGAGGGCGCCGACGGCTCGCTGCAGCTCTATCAGGCTACGGCAGGGCTACGCCTCGGGGAGTGGCACGGCCTCTTCGCTGGCTTCCGCTACCTCGGCGGTCTCCAGTACGAGGCGGTGAACGGACAGGAGCAGAGCAAGGGCCCCCTCTCCCCCTATGACTATAGCCTCGACCTAGGCTACGCCCTGCGTCTGGGGCACCTCTCGGCCTACGCCACAGCGGGCTATGTGCAGAGCGAGCTCGGCGACCGCTCCGCCAGCACAGTCACCTTCGGCCTCGGCGCCTTCTACCGCAGCCACGCCGAGGAGCCGAGCCAAGGCCTCAGCTACCTCGTCGGGGCAAAGGCGCAGAACATGAGCCTAGGCTTCAAGTACGCCAAGCACGAGCGCCGCGAGCTCTACGCCCCGGTCTTCGTCGGTGCGGGGGGCGAACTGCACTACGGCCTCAGCCAGGAGCATCGCCTAGGGCTCAGCGCGGGTGCCGACGTCTTCACCTACCCCGTCAATAGCTCCTCGGTGGCCCTACACTTCGGGGGCGAATACAGCTTCCGCCGTATGCTCGCCGCCCGCGTCGGCTATCAGCACGACACGAACGGCCTGCAGGGCTTCACCCTCGGCCTAGGCTACCACGGCCGCCGCTTCCAGTTCGACGGCGCCTACCTAGCCCCGAGCACAAGCGGCGCCAATAGCTCCCTCCTCTTCACGGCGGGCATCTCCCTCTAG
- a CDS encoding DUF2795 domain-containing protein produces MYWTLELASKLEDAPWPASRDELIDYAQRSGAPIEVIENLQEMEDEGELYESIEDIWPDYPSKEDFFFDEEEY; encoded by the coding sequence ATGTACTGGACCCTAGAACTAGCCTCCAAGCTAGAGGATGCACCGTGGCCTGCCAGCCGTGACGAACTCATAGACTACGCCCAGCGCTCTGGCGCACCCATCGAGGTCATCGAGAACCTCCAGGAGATGGAGGACGAGGGCGAGCTCTACGAGTCCATCGAGGACATCTGGCCTGACTACCCGAGCAAGGAAGACTTCTTCTTCGACGAAGAGGAATACTAG
- a CDS encoding SUMF1/EgtB/PvdO family nonheme iron enzyme: protein MKRSASLLPAASLTLALLLGACGSLSSSGSRPSERRAQLVSWSEPAPAGMLLIPRGHVLMGRAEADSLWGEPAQSRGISVEAFWMDRTEVTNAAYREFVHWVRDSILRERLADPAYGGDERYRITEDRYGEPVRPHLDWSRPLPSERRATEEELRALRSLYYTDPVTGERRLDPRQLNYRYERYDRHAATLYRDRLHRAQTHTAWDRNPTERPIISKDTAYLDASGRIVRETLTRPLSSEYDFVSTYIIPVLPDETVWVKDFPEARNEGYSKKYFEHAGYDQYPVVGVSWEQATAYCAWRTAMTLRTLRLPEGQTLEEYRLPTEAEWEYAAQLDKEWGKHGVRQTKGKVCFVGNFKPGDGDYTADRHLITAPVASYAPNAFGLYDMAGNVAEWTSTSWSASGLLQTSDVNPELRRSVSYSDPLERTLKVLKGGSWKDIARFIQSSDRSPAAQTAQHAYIGFRCVRSAITFGK, encoded by the coding sequence ATGAAGCGATCAGCAAGCCTTCTCCCCGCCGCCAGCCTCACGCTAGCGCTCCTACTCGGGGCCTGCGGCTCCCTCAGCTCCAGTGGCAGCCGCCCCTCTGAGAGGCGTGCCCAGCTCGTCTCCTGGAGCGAGCCCGCACCCGCGGGGATGCTCCTCATCCCTCGAGGGCACGTACTGATGGGGCGTGCCGAGGCCGACAGCCTCTGGGGCGAACCGGCTCAGAGTCGGGGCATCTCGGTAGAAGCCTTCTGGATGGATCGCACCGAGGTGACCAATGCCGCCTACCGCGAGTTCGTCCACTGGGTACGTGACTCCATCCTGCGCGAGCGTCTGGCAGACCCTGCCTACGGCGGAGACGAGCGCTATCGGATCACCGAGGACCGCTATGGCGAGCCCGTACGGCCGCATCTGGACTGGTCGCGCCCATTGCCTAGCGAGCGCCGTGCCACGGAGGAGGAGCTACGCGCCCTACGGAGCCTCTACTACACCGACCCCGTGACGGGCGAGCGCCGCCTCGACCCGCGGCAACTCAACTACCGCTATGAGCGCTACGACCGCCACGCCGCGACCCTCTACCGCGACCGACTGCACCGCGCCCAGACGCACACCGCCTGGGACCGCAATCCCACAGAGCGCCCCATCATCAGCAAGGATACAGCCTACCTCGATGCCTCAGGGCGTATCGTGCGCGAGACGCTGACACGCCCCCTCAGCAGCGAATATGACTTCGTCAGCACCTACATCATCCCCGTGCTGCCAGACGAGACCGTCTGGGTCAAGGACTTCCCCGAGGCACGCAATGAGGGCTACAGCAAGAAGTACTTCGAGCACGCGGGCTACGATCAGTACCCCGTGGTAGGCGTCAGCTGGGAGCAGGCCACAGCCTACTGCGCCTGGCGTACGGCCATGACCCTGCGCACGCTGCGTCTCCCCGAGGGGCAGACGCTCGAGGAGTACCGCCTACCCACGGAAGCCGAATGGGAATACGCGGCCCAGCTCGACAAGGAGTGGGGCAAGCATGGCGTACGTCAGACGAAGGGTAAGGTCTGCTTCGTGGGCAACTTCAAGCCCGGCGATGGCGACTACACCGCCGACCGACACCTCATCACCGCGCCTGTGGCCTCCTACGCGCCCAACGCCTTCGGCCTCTACGACATGGCGGGCAACGTCGCCGAGTGGACGAGCACCAGCTGGAGCGCCTCGGGCCTCCTACAGACCAGCGATGTCAACCCCGAGCTACGCCGCAGCGTCAGCTACAGCGACCCGCTGGAGCGCACGCTCAAGGTGCTCAAGGGGGGCTCGTGGAAGGATATCGCCCGCTTCATCCAATCGAGCGACCGCAGCCCCGCAGCGCAGACCGCCCAGCATGCCTATATAGGCTTCCGCTGCGTGCGCTCGGCCATCACCTTCGGCAAATAA
- a CDS encoding GldM family protein, with product MILGGSHPYRQRMINLMYLVFIALLAMKVSPRKEKQPAKAEGQPKGTVPRAQTTAPKANSSPRPQLEALVLPPQGPIVTGVPTRARLVLSLRDSSLHPELQLGTTATPLDAAGTLSLPTSRAGRIQLAGQVLVTHSNGRREQLPWHTDYEVLAPQLSLSPTLTQVVYAGIDNPLELAAAGLSTEALVLTAKSGGTLRSLGAGRWSARPTLGAEELRLAIAQRLPDGGVRPLGERSLRIRPLPDPLPYLQLGAQRFRGGRISRSALLSSAQVQAALDDALLDVRYSVERFQLIAFDALGNALPEVSSGSRFSERQLQLIRETPRGRRLYISEIIARGPDGLDRRLPSLELILY from the coding sequence ATGATCCTCGGCGGCAGCCATCCCTATAGGCAGCGCATGATCAACCTCATGTACCTGGTCTTCATCGCACTTCTGGCGATGAAGGTCTCGCCGCGGAAGGAGAAGCAGCCCGCCAAGGCCGAGGGACAGCCGAAGGGCACAGTACCACGAGCACAGACGACTGCCCCCAAGGCGAACAGCTCCCCACGCCCCCAGCTCGAGGCCCTCGTCCTCCCCCCGCAGGGCCCTATCGTCACAGGCGTTCCCACCCGAGCTCGGCTCGTCCTCTCCCTCAGAGACAGTAGCCTACACCCCGAGCTGCAGCTGGGTACGACAGCTACCCCACTTGACGCTGCGGGCACCCTCAGCCTACCGACCTCCCGTGCAGGACGTATCCAGCTCGCAGGCCAAGTCCTCGTGACACACTCCAACGGCCGCCGCGAGCAGCTCCCCTGGCACACCGACTACGAGGTACTCGCCCCGCAGCTTAGCCTCTCCCCGACACTGACGCAGGTCGTCTACGCGGGCATAGACAATCCCCTAGAGCTCGCCGCCGCAGGGCTCAGTACAGAGGCCCTCGTCCTCACAGCCAAGAGCGGCGGGACGCTCCGCTCACTGGGAGCAGGACGCTGGAGTGCACGGCCTACACTTGGGGCAGAGGAGCTACGTCTCGCGATCGCCCAGCGGCTTCCCGATGGGGGAGTGCGCCCCCTAGGCGAGCGCAGCCTCAGGATACGCCCCCTGCCCGACCCGCTTCCCTACCTCCAGCTCGGGGCGCAGCGCTTCCGCGGCGGTCGCATCAGCCGCAGCGCGCTCCTCTCCTCCGCCCAGGTGCAGGCTGCGCTGGATGACGCGCTCCTCGATGTCCGCTACAGTGTCGAGCGCTTCCAGCTCATCGCCTTCGACGCGCTGGGCAATGCCCTCCCCGAGGTGAGCAGCGGCAGCCGCTTCAGCGAGCGCCAGCTACAGCTCATCCGCGAGACGCCACGCGGGCGCCGTCTCTACATCAGCGAGATCATCGCCCGCGGTCCCGATGGTCTCGACCGACGCCTCCCCTCGCTGGAGCTGATCCTCTACTAA
- a CDS encoding Crp/Fnr family transcriptional regulator, which translates to MSRSSTLDYGRQRLAELCPSLPSDLIEELTLGWRVFSFGRREELAPAGRIHREAFLIVEGLVRAYYPTPEEDITINFIPEGDFATHYTSLEAPRPSHFSFQALEPGLAIAFSYEYVHQLCQRRPETERLLRLLLEREYSRLMTHTECLLQRHAEDRYRIFLESHGQLLSRISVADLSSYLGVSRQNLTLIRKRLLGRKP; encoded by the coding sequence ATGTCCCGCTCCTCCACACTCGACTACGGCAGGCAGCGCCTCGCTGAGCTTTGCCCTAGCCTTCCATCCGACCTCATCGAGGAGCTGACGCTGGGTTGGCGCGTCTTTAGCTTCGGTCGGCGCGAGGAGCTGGCGCCTGCGGGGCGCATCCATCGGGAGGCCTTCCTGATCGTGGAGGGACTGGTACGCGCTTATTACCCCACACCCGAGGAGGACATCACGATCAACTTCATCCCCGAGGGAGACTTCGCTACGCACTACACCTCCCTCGAGGCGCCACGCCCCTCGCACTTCAGCTTCCAGGCTCTAGAGCCCGGCCTAGCCATCGCCTTCTCCTACGAGTACGTCCATCAGCTCTGCCAGCGCCGCCCCGAGACCGAGCGACTGCTACGCCTCCTCCTGGAGCGGGAGTACTCCCGCCTCATGACCCATACCGAGTGCCTACTGCAGCGCCATGCCGAGGATCGCTACCGCATCTTCCTCGAGAGCCACGGGCAGCTACTCAGCCGCATCTCTGTCGCAGATCTCTCGAGCTACCTCGGCGTGAGCCGGCAGAACCTCACCCTCATCCGCAAGCGGCTCCTCGGGAGGAAGCCCTGA
- a CDS encoding alpha/beta fold hydrolase: MTSYKAAPIERIAVQGQAIAYKRVGKPGASPILFLNHLAANLDGCDPLIIDTLAQHFEVYCFDYPGIGRSEGKAPLSIEAMASATIGFVRALGLEHIHLLGLSLGGFVAQAILQEAPTLVESVILAGTGPAGDRGIARVPRITFYDMLRGALTASDVRLYLFFPQTSAARARGKDFIQRSKSSQDKPTTLPSFLRQLRAVVAWAKAPQQDFAGTQHRVWVVNGDKDRMVPTQGSYALAERLPNATLTIYKGAGHGAIFQEAELFTQQAIAFYKANDPLYSSNKD; the protein is encoded by the coding sequence ATGACAAGCTACAAAGCGGCCCCCATAGAGCGCATCGCCGTACAAGGTCAGGCCATCGCCTATAAGCGCGTGGGCAAGCCAGGGGCAAGCCCCATCCTCTTCCTCAATCACCTCGCCGCCAACCTCGACGGCTGTGATCCCTTGATCATCGACACGCTAGCCCAGCACTTCGAGGTGTACTGCTTCGACTACCCAGGGATCGGCCGCTCCGAGGGCAAGGCTCCGCTGAGCATCGAGGCTATGGCAAGCGCTACAATCGGCTTCGTACGGGCACTGGGCCTCGAGCACATCCACCTCCTCGGGCTCTCGCTCGGGGGCTTCGTAGCCCAGGCCATACTGCAGGAGGCACCGACGCTCGTCGAGAGCGTCATCCTCGCAGGGACAGGCCCTGCGGGAGACCGAGGCATCGCCCGTGTCCCGAGGATCACCTTCTACGACATGCTCCGTGGTGCCCTGACGGCAAGCGACGTGCGCCTCTACCTCTTCTTCCCGCAGACCAGCGCAGCTAGAGCTCGGGGCAAGGACTTCATCCAGCGCAGCAAGAGTAGCCAGGACAAGCCCACCACGCTCCCTTCCTTCCTCAGGCAGCTCCGCGCAGTCGTCGCCTGGGCCAAGGCTCCCCAGCAGGACTTCGCAGGCACACAGCATCGGGTATGGGTCGTCAATGGCGACAAGGATCGTATGGTGCCGACCCAGGGCAGCTATGCTCTAGCCGAGCGCCTCCCCAATGCCACACTCACCATCTATAAGGGTGCGGGGCATGGCGCCATCTTCCAGGAGGCCGAGCTCTTCACCCAGCAGGCCATCGCCTTCTACAAGGCCAACGACCCCCTCTACAGCAGTAATAAGGACTAA
- a CDS encoding NADP-dependent oxidoreductase produces the protein MKALQIARYSKTDLSVQLTELERPQLAPREVLIQVKAAGVNPLDNMVTRGEVKLIVPYQLPLTMGHECSGVIAEVGAEVSDFAPGDRVFTRLPNKRPGTFAEYVAVEASAVALMPQTLDFVEAASIPLTALTAYQALELLGAKASESIFISGGSGGLGAMAIPLAKARGLIVYTNGNAASHERVLGLGADRYLDYKSEDYLKELPQVDYVLDSVGGKELSREMKLLKAGGKIVSLKGLPNGRFARRFGLPLWKQWLFSLVARGLEREAKAQGATYEFLFVESNGKQLHAIAQLIEQQGIRPSVDKVYPFTEANAALAKVAAGGAAGKIVLQVGQ, from the coding sequence ATGAAAGCATTACAGATAGCACGCTACAGCAAGACCGACCTCAGCGTACAGCTCACCGAGCTCGAGCGCCCACAGCTAGCGCCCCGCGAGGTACTCATCCAGGTGAAGGCCGCAGGGGTCAATCCCCTAGACAACATGGTCACGCGGGGCGAGGTCAAGCTCATCGTCCCCTACCAGCTCCCCCTGACGATGGGACACGAGTGCTCGGGGGTCATCGCCGAGGTAGGCGCAGAGGTCTCGGACTTCGCGCCAGGCGATCGGGTCTTCACGCGCCTGCCCAATAAGCGCCCTGGCACCTTCGCCGAATACGTAGCCGTCGAGGCCAGCGCCGTGGCGCTGATGCCCCAGACGCTGGACTTCGTAGAGGCTGCCAGCATCCCGCTGACGGCACTCACGGCCTATCAGGCTCTAGAGCTCCTGGGGGCCAAGGCCAGCGAGAGCATCTTCATCTCCGGTGGCTCGGGCGGACTCGGTGCTATGGCCATCCCTCTAGCGAAGGCACGCGGGCTCATCGTCTACACCAACGGCAACGCCGCCAGCCACGAGCGCGTGCTGGGGCTAGGAGCTGATCGCTACCTCGACTACAAGAGCGAGGACTACCTCAAGGAGCTCCCTCAGGTAGACTACGTACTGGACAGCGTCGGGGGTAAGGAGCTAAGCCGAGAGATGAAGCTCCTCAAGGCAGGGGGCAAGATCGTCTCGCTCAAGGGACTCCCCAACGGTCGCTTCGCTCGGCGCTTTGGCCTGCCGCTGTGGAAGCAATGGCTCTTCTCGCTCGTGGCCAGAGGGCTGGAGCGTGAGGCCAAGGCACAGGGCGCTACCTACGAGTTCCTCTTCGTCGAGAGTAACGGCAAGCAGCTGCATGCTATCGCCCAGCTCATCGAGCAGCAGGGCATACGCCCGTCCGTCGACAAAGTATACCCCTTCACCGAGGCAAATGCGGCTCTAGCTAAGGTAGCAGCAGGCGGAGCCGCTGGCAAAATCGTCCTACAGGTCGGGCAGTAG
- the smpB gene encoding SsrA-binding protein SmpB, with protein sequence MATKPKAPRSVQIQNKRATFDYELLDLYTAGIVLVGTEIKSLRLGKASLVDSFCHFHGGELWLHNANISEYFYGSYNNHAARRDRKLLLNKKELRKLADYAQTPGVTIIATKIFINERGLAKVVIAPARGKKLYDKRASLREKDDRREMDRAMKR encoded by the coding sequence ATGGCAACGAAACCCAAAGCACCACGCAGCGTGCAGATACAGAATAAGCGCGCCACCTTCGACTACGAGCTGCTCGACCTCTACACGGCGGGCATCGTCCTCGTGGGGACGGAGATCAAGTCGCTACGCCTCGGTAAGGCCAGCCTCGTGGACTCCTTCTGCCACTTCCATGGCGGCGAGCTCTGGCTGCACAATGCGAATATCAGCGAGTACTTCTACGGCTCGTACAACAACCATGCGGCGCGGCGCGACCGTAAGCTGCTGCTCAACAAGAAGGAGCTGCGCAAGCTCGCCGACTACGCCCAGACGCCTGGCGTCACCATCATCGCTACGAAGATCTTCATCAACGAGCGAGGCCTGGCGAAGGTCGTCATCGCTCCCGCCCGCGGGAAGAAGCTCTACGACAAGCGCGCCTCGCTGCGAGAGAAGGACGACCGCCGCGAGATGGACCGCGCCATGAAACGCTAG
- a CDS encoding LptF/LptG family permease, with protein sequence MKPHDEVPEEQHTLQPSDSTEPAAEQAQPAAPKKAYRPWLGRTDRYLIRTFLSTYILSIALILSIAVVFDVNEKISDFLKPEVPLYKIVFHYYLNFIPFYANMFSPLFVFISVIFFTSNMAANTEIVAMLASGMSFRRLLRPYMVSAAVIALATYVLNGFIIPSGNEVRLAFEQEYIKSRSAKYTSNIQIAIDKDVYLYINSYESQSQVAYSLAVDEFKGQKLVSRLTAEEASYSGGDSWHMSSFHIRRFPGLKAIDTVGYDLDTNLRIRPTDFLVNDKDALKMRNDQISRYVERQRERGASNTRIFELELHKRYAAIFSAFILTFIGAVLSAKKMKNGLGINLVIGFALCFGYILLTTLTGQFATVGIMAPWLAAWLPNILFVFISFSLWRKAPQ encoded by the coding sequence ATGAAGCCCCACGACGAAGTCCCCGAGGAGCAGCACACTCTCCAGCCCAGCGACAGCACCGAGCCCGCCGCTGAGCAGGCTCAGCCCGCCGCGCCCAAGAAGGCATACCGCCCCTGGCTCGGCCGCACGGACCGCTACCTCATCCGTACCTTCCTCTCCACCTATATCCTCTCCATCGCACTCATCCTATCGATCGCGGTGGTCTTCGACGTCAATGAGAAGATCTCGGACTTCCTCAAGCCCGAGGTGCCGCTCTACAAGATCGTCTTCCACTACTACCTGAACTTCATTCCCTTCTATGCGAATATGTTCAGTCCCCTCTTCGTCTTCATCTCCGTCATCTTCTTTACCTCCAACATGGCGGCCAATACGGAGATCGTGGCGATGCTAGCTAGTGGAATGAGCTTCCGCCGCCTGCTCAGACCCTACATGGTCTCGGCTGCGGTGATCGCGCTTGCGACCTATGTACTCAATGGCTTCATCATCCCCTCGGGCAATGAGGTGCGTCTGGCCTTCGAGCAGGAGTATATCAAGAGCCGCTCCGCCAAATACACGAGCAACATCCAGATCGCCATCGACAAGGACGTCTACCTCTATATCAATAGCTACGAGAGCCAGAGCCAGGTGGCCTATTCGCTAGCCGTCGACGAGTTCAAGGGGCAGAAGCTCGTCTCCCGCCTCACGGCCGAGGAGGCCTCCTACTCGGGTGGGGACAGCTGGCACATGTCCTCCTTCCACATCCGCCGCTTCCCAGGGCTGAAGGCCATCGACACCGTGGGCTACGACCTCGATACCAACCTCAGGATACGCCCCACGGACTTCCTCGTCAACGATAAGGATGCGCTGAAGATGCGCAACGACCAGATCTCGCGCTATGTGGAGCGCCAGCGTGAGCGCGGGGCGAGCAATACGCGCATCTTCGAGCTCGAGCTGCACAAGCGCTATGCGGCTATCTTCTCAGCCTTCATCCTCACCTTCATCGGCGCCGTCCTCTCGGCCAAGAAGATGAAGAACGGCCTCGGGATCAACCTCGTCATCGGCTTCGCACTCTGCTTCGGCTACATCCTCTTGACGACGCTGACGGGGCAGTTCGCCACCGTGGGCATCATGGCGCCCTGGCTGGCGGCTTGGCTCCCCAACATCCTCTTCGTCTTCATCTCCTTCTCCCTCTGGCGCAAGGCTCCACAGTAA
- the tgt gene encoding tRNA guanosine(34) transglycosylase Tgt — translation MLKFELHKTCAQTSARAGRIETDHGEILTPIFMPVGTVGSVKAVHMTELREDIQAQIILGNTYHLYLRPGLETLREAGGLHKFNSWSGSILTDSGGYQVFSLAHRRKITEEGVTFRSHIDGSRHLFTPERVMDIERVIGADIIMAFDECCPGDADYRYARQSLDLTERWLRRCVQRVEETDPLYGYHQSLFPIVQGCVYPELRTRAAEFVASLGAEGNAIGGLAVGEPTEKMYEMVELTNSILPKDRPRYLMGVGTPINLLENIARGVDMFDCIMPTRNGRNGQLFTSRGTINIRNAKWAREFSPIDEEGWSFVDSQYSLAYLHHLIRADEILGLQIASIHNLAFYLRLVREARRHILEGDFLPWKEQMVRQMNHRL, via the coding sequence ATGCTCAAATTCGAACTACATAAGACCTGCGCCCAGACCTCAGCACGAGCTGGCCGCATCGAGACAGACCACGGAGAGATCCTTACGCCTATCTTCATGCCCGTCGGCACCGTCGGCTCTGTGAAGGCCGTCCACATGACGGAGCTTCGCGAGGACATACAGGCACAGATCATCCTAGGGAATACCTATCACCTCTACCTGCGTCCCGGGCTGGAGACGCTGCGTGAGGCTGGCGGACTGCATAAGTTCAACAGCTGGTCAGGCTCCATCCTCACCGACAGCGGAGGCTATCAGGTCTTCAGCCTCGCGCATCGGCGCAAGATCACGGAGGAGGGGGTGACCTTCCGCTCGCATATCGACGGATCGCGCCACCTCTTCACCCCCGAGCGAGTGATGGACATCGAGCGCGTCATCGGGGCGGACATCATCATGGCCTTCGACGAGTGCTGCCCCGGGGACGCCGACTACCGCTACGCGCGTCAGTCGCTGGATCTCACCGAGCGCTGGCTACGGCGCTGCGTGCAGCGAGTCGAGGAGACCGACCCGCTCTATGGCTACCACCAGAGCCTCTTCCCCATCGTGCAGGGCTGCGTCTACCCCGAGCTACGCACGCGGGCGGCAGAGTTCGTCGCTAGCCTCGGAGCTGAGGGGAACGCCATCGGCGGGCTCGCTGTCGGCGAGCCCACGGAGAAGATGTACGAGATGGTCGAGCTGACCAATAGCATCCTCCCCAAGGATCGGCCCCGCTACCTGATGGGCGTGGGGACGCCGATTAACCTGCTGGAGAACATCGCCCGCGGGGTAGACATGTTCGACTGCATCATGCCCACGCGCAACGGGCGCAACGGGCAGCTCTTCACCAGTCGCGGCACGATCAACATCCGCAATGCTAAGTGGGCACGTGAGTTCTCCCCCATCGACGAGGAGGGCTGGTCCTTCGTAGACAGCCAGTACAGTCTGGCCTATCTGCACCACCTGATCCGTGCCGACGAGATCCTCGGGCTGCAGATCGCCTCGATCCACAACCTCGCCTTCTACCTCCGCCTCGTGCGTGAGGCGCGCCGTCATATCCTCGAGGGGGACTTCCTCCCCTGGAAGGAGCAGATGGTACGCCAGATGAACCACCGCCTCTAG